Sequence from the Methanobrevibacter arboriphilus genome:
AAGCAGTGTCCGTAGAAGAGGGAGAAAATTATAATGGAACGGTTGATGTTGAATCTGGAGAAAGTGAAGGAATGGAAAATATGGGAACAGTCTATAAAGATCCGACTACGGGCAAATTAATCATGATTCCTCCTACAAATTCAACATAATAATTATAACAAATATTCAAACAATGAAAAGTACTAATATTATAAAAGTAGTATCATCATTTTTTTTTAAAAAAAAAAAAAAATTAAAAAATAATAATAATGATAATATGGATATTTGAATTATAATATTTAAGAACAATAATATTATAAAATTATAATAATATATAAAATAATATTACATAAAATATAATATTATTAAAAGATAATAGTATTTAAAAGATAATTAATAGAGAGTGTTATAATTAAAAAGCAAAATTGCATAAGTGATCCTGAAGATATAGACTGGGAATTTTTTTGGCAAGAAAAATTACATAAAAAAAGAAGAAAGCCAAAAAACTGGGATAATGAAGCAGATAAATTTTCTAAACGTTCCAAACAAGATGAATATCAAAAAAAACTATTTTCAAAAATGAGAATAGATAAAGGTGATACTGTTATTGATCTAGGTTGTGGTGAAGGATCAATTACAATACCTCTATCTAAAAAGGTTAAATCTATAACTGCTGTTGATTCATCAAAAAGAATGCTTGAAATTTTAGATGATAAATGTAAAGCTGAAAATATTGATAATATCAAAACCATGAAAGAAAATCTTGAAGATGTGACATTGAAGGAAGTTGGAAATAAGGATATTGTCCTTTTATCAAGATCTATCAATGGAATATCACCAATAAAAGATACCATAAATAATGTAAACAGCATAGCTAATAAATATGTTTATATAACAATATTTGGTCCAAAGAATTGGAAATTTGAAAATGATTTTTATGAAAGTATTGGAAAAGAAAAAAATGATTTTGTACCTTATGATTATCTTTTTAATATTCTTATAAGTATGAATATTTATCCAAATATAGAAAATCTTGAAATTGAAACAAATAGGAAATATAAGTCTGTTCAAGACGCAATGGATAATGGTAAATGGCAATTAGACACTTTTACAAAAGAAGAAAAAG
This genomic interval carries:
- a CDS encoding class I SAM-dependent methyltransferase gives rise to the protein MDWEFFWQEKLHKKRRKPKNWDNEADKFSKRSKQDEYQKKLFSKMRIDKGDTVIDLGCGEGSITIPLSKKVKSITAVDSSKRMLEILDDKCKAENIDNIKTMKENLEDVTLKEVGNKDIVLLSRSINGISPIKDTINNVNSIANKYVYITIFGPKNWKFENDFYESIGKEKNDFVPYDYLFNILISMNIYPNIENLEIETNRKYKSVQDAMDNGKWQLDTFTKEEKENLYKYLEKNLRKNNEGMLENPNDKADWILIWWKK